From Salinirubellus salinus, the proteins below share one genomic window:
- a CDS encoding thioredoxin family protein — translation MSESSDTGELETMRPNPVWTADAYEDALASWRDVADVATVKVWGGDWCKDCRSQLPDFGAGLEAAGIPRERVEHYPVEKADDGSKIGPGVEEYGIEFIPTVVVEIDGEEVARFVEAADRPILVYLADELEARD, via the coding sequence ATGAGCGAATCCAGCGACACCGGCGAACTGGAGACGATGCGACCGAACCCCGTCTGGACGGCGGACGCCTACGAGGACGCACTCGCGTCGTGGCGCGACGTGGCCGACGTGGCGACGGTGAAGGTGTGGGGCGGCGACTGGTGCAAGGACTGCCGGAGCCAGCTCCCGGACTTCGGTGCGGGACTCGAGGCCGCCGGCATCCCCCGCGAGCGCGTCGAGCACTACCCCGTCGAGAAGGCCGACGACGGCTCGAAGATCGGCCCCGGCGTCGAGGAGTACGGCATCGAGTTCATCCCCACCGTCGTGGTCGAGATCGACGGCGAGGAGGTGGCCCGCTTCGTCGAGGCGGCCGACCGCCCCATCCTCGTCTACCTCGCGGACGAACTGGAAGCGCGGGACTGA
- a CDS encoding thioredoxin domain-containing protein: MSDDVPEALRRNRLAEEASPYLQQHADNPVNWQPWDETALAAAEATDRPIFLSIGYSSCHWCHVMEEESFADPSVARVLNEHFVPVKVDREERPDVDSVYMKTCQLVRGNGGWPLSVFLTPDGRPFYVGTYFPPEPRQGMPGFEQLCRDVVAAWTDPEEREELEDRADQWTAAVRDDLEGAPDAADASEAEEDPVEAAASAALRIADREYGGFGRSGPKFPSPGRLHVLLRAADRTDRDAYREVVRETLDGMANGGMYDQLGGGFHRYATDRSWTVPHFEKMLYDQAGLARAYLAGWQALGDDRYATVAEETFAFVERELTHPEGGFFATLDAQSEDPETGEREEGAFWVWTPEDVATVFDDPTDGALFRERYGVTDAGNFEDGQTVLTLAASPEELAANSTLDVAAVEERLTRLRAEALDARETRPRPPRDEKVLAGWNGLMISAFAEGALVLDAALAETATAALEFCREHHWDADEGRLYRRWMDGDRKVPGYLEDYAALGRGALDCYQATGDVSHLAFAADLARVVVEEFWDADERTLYFTPRSGESLVARPQETDDSSTPSSTGVAASLLLDLEHFLPDEEFGEVADAVLDTHAGTVGRGSVSKATLLLALDDRDRGALELTVAAESLPEAWRERLAREYLPGRLLSVRPPTDEGLAPWLETLGLETAPPIWAGREARDGDPTCYTCRSFTCSPPVHDVDEVLSWAEELAP; this comes from the coding sequence ATGAGCGACGACGTACCCGAGGCGCTCCGGCGGAACCGCCTCGCCGAGGAGGCCTCGCCGTACCTCCAGCAACACGCGGACAACCCCGTCAACTGGCAGCCGTGGGACGAGACGGCGCTCGCGGCCGCCGAGGCCACCGACCGCCCCATCTTCCTCTCCATCGGCTACTCATCGTGTCACTGGTGTCACGTCATGGAGGAGGAGTCGTTCGCCGACCCGAGCGTGGCACGGGTGCTGAACGAGCACTTCGTCCCGGTCAAGGTCGACCGCGAGGAGCGACCGGACGTCGACAGCGTCTACATGAAGACCTGCCAGCTCGTCCGTGGGAACGGCGGCTGGCCCCTCTCCGTGTTCCTCACGCCCGACGGTCGCCCGTTCTACGTGGGGACGTACTTCCCACCGGAGCCACGGCAGGGGATGCCCGGGTTCGAGCAACTGTGTCGGGACGTCGTCGCCGCGTGGACGGACCCCGAGGAACGCGAGGAGCTGGAGGACCGGGCCGACCAGTGGACTGCGGCGGTCCGTGACGACCTCGAGGGGGCGCCGGACGCCGCCGACGCCAGCGAGGCCGAGGAGGATCCGGTCGAAGCGGCCGCGAGCGCGGCACTCCGCATCGCCGACCGCGAGTACGGTGGCTTCGGCCGGTCCGGACCGAAGTTCCCGAGTCCGGGTCGCCTGCACGTGCTCCTGCGGGCGGCCGACCGGACCGACCGGGACGCCTACCGCGAGGTGGTCCGCGAGACGCTCGACGGGATGGCCAACGGTGGGATGTACGACCAGCTCGGCGGTGGGTTCCACCGCTACGCGACCGACCGCTCGTGGACCGTCCCGCACTTCGAGAAGATGCTCTACGACCAGGCCGGGCTCGCGCGTGCCTACCTCGCCGGCTGGCAGGCGCTCGGCGACGACCGCTACGCCACCGTCGCCGAGGAGACGTTCGCGTTCGTGGAGCGCGAACTCACGCACCCCGAAGGCGGGTTCTTCGCCACGCTCGACGCCCAGAGCGAGGACCCCGAGACGGGCGAACGCGAGGAGGGTGCCTTCTGGGTCTGGACGCCCGAGGACGTCGCCACGGTGTTCGATGACCCGACGGACGGCGCGCTGTTCCGCGAGCGCTACGGGGTCACCGACGCCGGCAACTTCGAGGACGGGCAGACGGTGCTGACGCTCGCGGCGAGTCCAGAAGAACTGGCGGCCAACAGTACTCTCGACGTGGCAGCGGTCGAGGAGCGACTCACCCGGCTCCGTGCCGAAGCGCTCGACGCACGCGAGACCCGGCCCCGCCCGCCCCGCGACGAGAAGGTGCTCGCGGGCTGGAACGGCCTGATGATCTCGGCGTTCGCCGAGGGGGCGCTCGTCCTCGATGCGGCGCTGGCCGAGACCGCCACGGCGGCCCTCGAGTTCTGCCGCGAGCACCACTGGGACGCCGACGAGGGGCGACTCTACCGCCGCTGGATGGACGGCGATCGGAAGGTCCCCGGCTATCTCGAGGACTACGCCGCCCTCGGTCGCGGGGCGCTCGACTGCTATCAGGCGACGGGCGACGTGTCGCACCTCGCGTTCGCCGCCGACCTCGCCCGTGTGGTGGTCGAGGAGTTCTGGGACGCCGACGAGCGGACGCTCTACTTCACCCCGCGGAGCGGCGAGTCGCTCGTCGCCCGTCCGCAGGAGACCGACGACTCCTCAACGCCGTCGAGTACGGGCGTCGCGGCGTCGCTGCTGCTCGACCTCGAACACTTCCTCCCCGACGAGGAGTTCGGCGAGGTGGCAGACGCTGTCCTCGACACCCACGCCGGGACCGTCGGCCGCGGCTCGGTCTCGAAGGCGACGCTCCTGTTGGCGCTCGACGACCGGGACCGTGGGGCGCTCGAACTCACGGTCGCGGCCGAGTCCCTCCCGGAGGCGTGGCGGGAGCGACTCGCCCGTGAGTACCTCCCCGGCCGTCTGCTCTCGGTCCGACCGCCGACCGACGAGGGGCTGGCGCCGTGGCTGGAGACGCTCGGGCTCGAGACGGCCCCGCCCATCTGGGCCGGTCGTGAGGCCCGCGACGGGGACCCGACGTGCTACACCTGTCGCTCGTTCACGTGTTCACCGCCGGTCCACGACGTGGACGAGGTGCTGTCGTGGGCCGAAGAGCTGGCGCCGTAG
- a CDS encoding acyl-CoA synthetase encodes MVDTPRLVTYHFYEREWDSYDELLDWFEWEVPDRFNAAAYCCDRWADETPDAVAIRSEDEAGSDEALTYAELDGRARRLAGFLREQGVSRGDRVGVNCPQRPETVLAHLACWKLGATSVPLSTLFGPDGLEYRLADAGAVACVVDASNVANYREAREGVDGLDTTVVVGGDTEGEEVSFADALEAADGDVATVDTLAEDESILIYTSGTTGDPKGVRHAHRLILGNLPLFLTSFCNVDLRDDDVFWTPAEWAWVASLFDVVFPSLYYGRELVASRSPGKFDPERAFEVVERHGVTRYFAPPTALRMMMQVEGEYGVSSVRTVASGGESLGQSIVDWAADVFDGAAVHEGYGQTEANMLVGDCTALTPFVEGYIGRRAPGHEVDIVDPETAEATVPIGETGEIAVRYEGNPVCFLEYWNEPEKTDRKVRDGWLLTEDLGRVNEDGYLTFVGRTDDVIISSGYRIGPEEVEDSVATHEAAADAAVIGVPDDERGQIPKAFVVLGVGHEPSDALTESIQQHVRDRLAKYEYPRAVEYVDELPKTTTGKVRRASLRDREGLD; translated from the coding sequence ATGGTCGACACCCCGCGGCTCGTCACCTACCACTTCTACGAGCGCGAGTGGGACTCCTACGACGAACTCCTCGACTGGTTCGAGTGGGAGGTCCCAGACCGGTTCAACGCGGCCGCCTACTGCTGTGACCGGTGGGCCGACGAGACACCCGACGCGGTGGCCATCCGCTCCGAGGACGAGGCCGGGAGCGACGAGGCGTTGACCTACGCCGAACTCGACGGGCGTGCTCGCCGACTCGCCGGCTTCCTCCGCGAGCAGGGCGTCTCCCGCGGTGACCGGGTCGGGGTCAACTGCCCTCAGCGCCCCGAGACGGTCCTCGCACACCTCGCGTGCTGGAAACTGGGGGCCACCTCGGTCCCGCTCTCGACGCTGTTCGGCCCCGACGGGCTGGAGTACCGGCTGGCCGACGCCGGCGCCGTCGCCTGCGTCGTCGACGCGAGCAACGTCGCGAACTACCGGGAGGCCCGCGAGGGTGTCGACGGGCTCGACACGACTGTCGTCGTCGGGGGCGACACCGAGGGCGAGGAGGTGTCGTTCGCCGACGCGCTGGAGGCCGCGGACGGCGACGTGGCGACCGTCGACACCCTCGCCGAGGACGAGTCCATCCTCATCTACACCTCCGGGACGACCGGCGACCCGAAGGGCGTCCGGCACGCGCACAGGCTGATACTCGGGAACCTCCCCCTGTTCCTCACGTCCTTCTGCAACGTCGACCTGCGCGATGACGACGTGTTCTGGACGCCCGCGGAGTGGGCGTGGGTCGCCTCGCTGTTCGACGTGGTGTTCCCGTCGCTCTACTACGGCCGCGAACTGGTCGCCTCCCGCTCGCCGGGGAAGTTCGACCCGGAACGCGCCTTCGAGGTGGTCGAACGCCACGGCGTCACCCGGTACTTCGCGCCGCCGACCGCCCTCAGGATGATGATGCAGGTCGAGGGGGAGTACGGGGTGTCCAGCGTCCGGACCGTCGCTTCGGGCGGCGAGTCACTCGGCCAGAGCATCGTCGACTGGGCAGCCGATGTCTTCGACGGCGCGGCCGTCCACGAGGGGTACGGCCAGACGGAGGCGAACATGCTCGTCGGCGACTGCACCGCACTCACCCCGTTCGTCGAGGGCTACATCGGTCGGCGGGCGCCCGGCCACGAGGTCGACATCGTCGACCCCGAGACCGCCGAGGCGACCGTCCCCATCGGCGAGACGGGCGAGATCGCCGTCCGGTACGAGGGGAACCCCGTCTGCTTCCTCGAGTACTGGAACGAGCCCGAGAAGACCGACCGGAAGGTGCGGGACGGCTGGCTCCTCACGGAGGACCTCGGCCGGGTGAACGAGGACGGCTACCTCACCTTCGTCGGGCGAACCGACGACGTCATCATCAGTTCCGGCTACCGCATCGGCCCCGAGGAGGTGGAGGACTCTGTCGCCACCCACGAGGCCGCCGCGGACGCCGCCGTCATCGGCGTCCCGGACGACGAGCGCGGCCAGATACCGAAGGCGTTCGTCGTCCTCGGCGTGGGCCACGAGCCGAGCGACGCGCTGACGGAGTCGATACAGCAACACGTCCGCGACCGGCTGGCGAAGTACGAGTACCCGCGAGCGGTCGAGTACGTCGACGAACTCCCGAAGACGACGACCGGGAAGGTCAGGCGGGCGTCGCTCCGGGACCGCGAAGGGCTCGACTGA
- a CDS encoding DUF7508 domain-containing protein yields MPLSKRWEPLARRTIGSVPDRYGIYELGDEDGTVVAVEAGPLRDELKEALAYRDAPKVRWQVAQNPAHAERLLEEHRDRLRD; encoded by the coding sequence GTGCCGCTCTCGAAGCGCTGGGAGCCGCTCGCACGCCGGACCATCGGTTCGGTCCCCGACCGCTACGGCATCTACGAACTCGGCGACGAGGACGGGACCGTCGTCGCCGTGGAGGCCGGCCCCCTCCGCGACGAACTGAAGGAGGCACTCGCCTACCGGGACGCCCCGAAGGTCCGCTGGCAGGTGGCCCAGAACCCCGCGCACGCCGAGCGACTGCTCGAGGAACACCGCGACCGACTCCGGGACTGA
- a CDS encoding DUF5796 family protein codes for MSDNLRNDIAPDTLSIELDADGVAVEYTDGRSVFYHGVPQKAEGSVVSGPGKDVHVLVTDPTEEEGVVVYVNDRKTHDDILRDSGVGRVIVDRNVTESIFPGVEATNSGYRVEVTADPEAARGRVFVFVEDEMGEQSYEIVAPEGDADDPETETEA; via the coding sequence ATGAGCGATAACCTCCGGAACGACATCGCACCGGACACGCTCTCCATCGAACTCGACGCCGACGGCGTGGCGGTGGAGTACACGGACGGCCGGAGCGTCTTCTACCACGGGGTCCCACAGAAGGCCGAGGGGTCCGTCGTCTCGGGGCCGGGGAAGGACGTCCACGTGCTCGTCACCGATCCCACCGAGGAGGAGGGCGTCGTCGTCTACGTCAACGACCGCAAGACCCACGACGACATCCTGCGGGACTCCGGCGTCGGGCGGGTCATCGTCGACCGGAACGTGACCGAGAGCATCTTCCCCGGCGTGGAGGCGACCAACAGCGGCTACCGCGTCGAGGTCACCGCCGACCCCGAGGCCGCCCGCGGGCGTGTCTTCGTCTTCGTCGAGGACGAGATGGGCGAACAGTCGTACGAGATCGTCGCGCCCGAGGGCGACGCGGACGACCCCGAGACCGAGACGGAGGCCTGA
- a CDS encoding shikimate kinase translates to MQGQAEAPAAGTVLNALANGFGSAFAIDAYTTATVTLTTDGDGYTGEVAEAPDADTTLVERCVALVVSEFGTDEMTGGHVRTESEVPMAGGLKSSSAAANATVLATLDALGVPVGAGGALDRVDACRLGVRAARDAGVTVTGAFDDASASMLGGVTVTDNSADELLARDEVDWDVLVYTPDERAFSADADVSRCERIAPVADEVREMALDGRYGRAMTVNGFAFCAALGFPAEPMVEALPDVAGVSLSGTGPSFTAVGERDVLERVRADWAEREGHTWLTTTQTEGARTT, encoded by the coding sequence ATGCAGGGCCAGGCCGAGGCACCCGCCGCCGGCACGGTGTTGAACGCGCTCGCCAACGGCTTCGGGAGCGCGTTCGCCATCGACGCCTACACGACGGCGACGGTGACGCTCACCACCGACGGCGACGGGTACACCGGCGAGGTGGCCGAGGCCCCGGACGCCGACACGACGCTCGTCGAGCGGTGCGTGGCACTCGTCGTCTCCGAGTTCGGCACCGACGAGATGACGGGCGGGCACGTCCGCACCGAGAGCGAGGTGCCGATGGCCGGCGGGCTGAAGTCCTCGTCGGCGGCGGCCAACGCGACCGTCCTGGCGACACTCGACGCACTCGGCGTCCCGGTGGGTGCCGGAGGTGCACTCGACCGGGTCGACGCGTGCCGCCTCGGCGTGCGGGCAGCCCGCGACGCGGGCGTCACCGTGACCGGCGCGTTCGACGACGCCTCGGCCTCGATGCTCGGGGGCGTGACGGTGACGGACAACTCGGCGGACGAACTGCTCGCCCGCGACGAGGTGGACTGGGACGTGCTCGTCTACACGCCCGACGAGCGGGCGTTCTCCGCGGACGCCGACGTCTCGCGGTGCGAGCGAATCGCCCCCGTCGCCGACGAGGTGCGCGAGATGGCGCTCGACGGGCGCTACGGCCGGGCGATGACGGTCAACGGTTTCGCGTTCTGCGCGGCGCTCGGCTTCCCGGCGGAGCCGATGGTCGAGGCGCTGCCCGACGTGGCGGGCGTCTCGCTGTCCGGTACGGGGCCGTCGTTCACGGCGGTCGGCGAGCGCGACGTGCTGGAGCGGGTGCGGGCGGACTGGGCGGAACGAGAGGGACACACATGGCTCACGACGACACAGACAGAGGGGGCACGGACGACATGA
- a CDS encoding chorismate mutase codes for MAHDDTDRGGTDDMTLEELSLDELRDEIRNIDREIVELIAQRTYVAESIAAVKREEGIPTTDESQEQAVMDRAGENAQRFDVDDNLVKAIFRLLIELNKVEQRESR; via the coding sequence ATGGCTCACGACGACACAGACAGAGGGGGCACGGACGACATGACACTGGAAGAGTTGTCGCTGGACGAACTCCGCGACGAGATACGCAACATCGACCGCGAGATCGTCGAACTCATCGCGCAACGGACCTACGTGGCCGAGTCCATCGCCGCGGTCAAGCGCGAGGAGGGCATCCCGACCACGGACGAGTCACAGGAGCAGGCCGTGATGGACCGCGCGGGCGAGAACGCCCAGCGCTTCGACGTGGACGACAACCTCGTGAAGGCCATCTTCCGGCTGCTCATCGAGTTGAACAAGGTCGAGCAGCGCGAGAGTAGGTAG
- a CDS encoding class I SAM-dependent methyltransferase, producing MAEDGSDGVIPSVDDGYDELASAAVEDLPLSVSPWGDSHFQSYYSWPGLRECLPDVHDTDVLIAGCGRGDHVEFYRQRGATVTGLDVSAEAIERARDRHPDGQFEVGDISEGLPFEDDAFHVVVANLVLSHIAEWRPVFESFRRVLRGDGSLAVATIHPAYQREHWNIERYANRIEKVADWGVAELPSYYRPMSAIVRPFLETGFTLDEFSEPTPMEAYEDVNPERYTAALRTPQALVVRASPRVR from the coding sequence ATGGCAGAGGACGGTTCCGACGGTGTGATCCCCTCTGTGGACGATGGATACGATGAACTCGCTAGCGCGGCTGTCGAGGATTTGCCGCTATCGGTGAGTCCGTGGGGTGACAGCCACTTCCAGTCCTACTACTCTTGGCCCGGATTGCGCGAGTGCCTCCCCGACGTCCACGATACTGACGTACTTATCGCGGGATGTGGTCGGGGGGACCACGTCGAGTTCTACCGGCAACGTGGCGCGACTGTTACCGGCCTAGACGTCAGTGCGGAGGCGATCGAACGGGCCCGCGACCGGCACCCGGACGGCCAGTTCGAGGTCGGCGACATTTCGGAAGGGCTTCCCTTCGAGGACGACGCGTTCCACGTCGTCGTCGCGAACCTCGTGTTGAGCCACATCGCCGAGTGGCGGCCGGTGTTTGAGTCGTTTCGTCGCGTGCTCCGAGGTGACGGATCGCTCGCCGTCGCCACGATTCACCCGGCGTACCAGCGCGAGCACTGGAATATCGAGAGATACGCCAATCGAATCGAAAAGGTCGCCGACTGGGGAGTTGCGGAGCTTCCGTCGTACTACCGACCGATGTCGGCGATCGTCCGGCCCTTCTTGGAAACTGGATTCACACTCGACGAGTTCAGCGAACCAACGCCCATGGAGGCATACGAGGATGTAAATCCCGAGCGATACACCGCCGCTCTCCGGACGCCGCAGGCACTCGTCGTCCGCGCTTCGCCACGTGTCCGTTGA
- a CDS encoding VOC family protein: MTPTLPPASRVGRTALTVADLGTQTDFYRDVVGLAVLERSSEWAVLGADDVELLVLESAPDAGERHSRAAGLYHNAFRVPTRAALGDALGRIRGHWQLSGASDHLVSEALYLTDPEGNGVEMYRDRSRTEWPDAPEGQVRMATDPLDLESLAADAAGEGAAPAGTDVGHVHLEVADLATFRSFWVDTVGFRETTTYPGASFVAAGDYHHHLAGNVWHDRSGEAGGRGLSWFEVVVPGADALAALRDRVAATDAAVTSTDTGFETADHDGIRVRFRVEA; this comes from the coding sequence ATGACTCCCACGCTCCCCCCGGCGTCCCGAGTCGGTCGAACGGCGCTCACCGTCGCCGACCTCGGCACCCAGACCGACTTCTACCGCGACGTGGTCGGTCTCGCGGTACTGGAACGTTCGAGCGAGTGGGCCGTCCTCGGTGCCGACGACGTCGAACTGCTCGTCCTCGAGTCGGCCCCCGACGCGGGCGAGCGGCACTCGAGGGCCGCCGGCCTCTACCACAACGCGTTCCGCGTCCCCACGCGAGCGGCGCTCGGAGACGCGCTCGGCCGAATCCGCGGCCACTGGCAGTTGAGTGGGGCCTCCGACCACCTCGTCAGCGAGGCGCTCTACCTGACCGACCCGGAGGGGAACGGGGTCGAGATGTACCGGGACCGCTCCCGCACCGAGTGGCCCGACGCCCCCGAGGGGCAGGTACGGATGGCGACGGACCCGCTGGACCTCGAGTCGCTGGCGGCCGACGCCGCCGGCGAGGGCGCCGCGCCCGCCGGTACGGACGTGGGCCACGTCCACCTCGAGGTGGCCGACCTCGCCACGTTCCGGTCGTTCTGGGTCGACACCGTCGGCTTCCGAGAGACGACCACCTACCCCGGCGCGTCGTTCGTCGCCGCCGGGGACTACCACCACCACCTCGCGGGCAACGTCTGGCACGACCGCTCGGGGGAGGCGGGTGGCCGGGGACTGTCGTGGTTCGAGGTCGTGGTCCCGGGGGCCGACGCGCTGGCGGCCCTCCGTGACCGAGTGGCCGCGACCGACGCGGCGGTCACCTCGACCGACACCGGGTTCGAGACGGCCGACCACGACGGCATCCGGGTCCGGTTCCGTGTCGAGGCCTGA
- a CDS encoding GNAT family N-acetyltransferase, giving the protein MNVRSARPEDAARVATVSRTSCEAVYEGMLADEALLEAVRDPAFPAELRTWLERLPLPGVAYLLAERDDEVVGFAQYLWSPANTEPFVGEDEALLHSLYAHPDHWGTGVGTVLVDAGRERLPDDRRTLRLGVLKPNEVGVGFYESYGFERTGEAVVETMGGAYDCWVYSLGLD; this is encoded by the coding sequence GTGAACGTCAGGTCCGCCCGTCCGGAGGACGCCGCACGCGTAGCCACCGTCTCGCGGACCTCCTGCGAGGCGGTCTACGAGGGGATGCTGGCCGACGAGGCGCTCCTCGAGGCGGTCCGTGACCCCGCGTTCCCGGCCGAACTCCGGACGTGGCTGGAGCGGCTGCCGCTGCCGGGGGTCGCCTACCTCCTCGCTGAACGCGACGACGAGGTGGTCGGCTTCGCGCAGTACCTCTGGTCACCCGCGAACACCGAGCCGTTCGTCGGCGAGGACGAGGCGCTACTCCACTCGCTCTACGCCCACCCAGACCACTGGGGGACGGGAGTGGGGACGGTGCTGGTCGACGCCGGCCGCGAGCGACTCCCCGACGACCGCCGCACGCTCCGGCTCGGCGTCCTGAAGCCAAACGAGGTTGGCGTCGGCTTCTACGAGTCCTACGGGTTCGAGCGGACCGGCGAGGCCGTCGTGGAGACGATGGGCGGCGCGTACGACTGCTGGGTCTACTCCCTCGGACTCGACTAG
- the surE gene encoding 5'/3'-nucleotidase SurE — MDILLTNDDGIDATGLRALYDSLSELAEVTAVAPAEDQSAVGRQMSSTVTLEKHELGYSVTGTPTDCVVAGVGALSLDPDLVVAGCNRGANLGHYVLGRSGTVSAAVEAAFFGIPAMAVSLYFPGTEGHYQSFDPGIEEYGEAARAAKYLVNHAFGAGVFERADYLNVNAPLPPEEGHAPMEITRPSHVYDIDAERTEDGVRIVDHIWERMATGDIADPEGTDRYAVVDGTVSVSPLTAPHTTERHEALDALAQTYPDIAD; from the coding sequence ATGGATATCCTGCTGACGAACGACGACGGCATCGACGCCACCGGCCTGCGGGCGCTGTACGATTCGCTCTCGGAACTGGCCGAGGTGACCGCCGTCGCGCCTGCCGAGGACCAGAGTGCCGTGGGGCGACAGATGTCGAGTACGGTCACGCTCGAGAAACACGAACTCGGATACTCCGTGACCGGGACCCCCACGGACTGCGTCGTCGCCGGCGTGGGTGCCCTCTCGCTGGACCCGGACCTCGTCGTCGCCGGCTGTAACCGGGGAGCCAACCTCGGGCACTACGTCCTCGGACGCTCGGGGACCGTCTCGGCCGCCGTCGAGGCCGCCTTCTTCGGCATCCCCGCGATGGCCGTCTCGCTCTACTTCCCCGGCACCGAGGGCCACTACCAGTCGTTCGACCCCGGCATCGAGGAGTACGGCGAGGCCGCCCGTGCCGCCAAGTACCTCGTCAACCACGCGTTCGGCGCCGGGGTCTTCGAGCGTGCCGACTACCTGAACGTGAACGCGCCGCTCCCACCCGAGGAGGGCCACGCTCCGATGGAGATCACCCGTCCCTCACACGTCTACGACATCGACGCCGAGCGGACCGAGGATGGCGTCCGCATCGTCGACCACATCTGGGAGCGGATGGCGACCGGCGACATCGCGGACCCCGAGGGGACCGACCGCTACGCTGTGGTCGACGGGACCGTCAGCGTCTCGCCACTCACGGCCCCACACACCACGGAGCGCCACGAGGCACTCGACGCGCTCGCCCAGACGTACCCCGACATCGCCGACTGA